A single genomic interval of Alcaligenes sp. SDU_A2 harbors:
- a CDS encoding FAD/FMN-binding oxidoreductase, whose translation MNAPIASQYLASQASTTDTPRLREIPYNYTSYSDREIVLRLLGEEAWEKLSELRSERRTGRSARMLFEVLGDIWVVKRNPYLQDDLLDNPKRQRQLIEALNHRLNEIDQRRDSAVPERDAKVMRLLLAARQAVAAFEQEFNDTRELRQQVVRSLSRLTAKDNIKFDGLSRVSHVTDATDWRVEYPFVVLTPDHENEMAALVKACIALKLTIIPRGGGTGYTGGAIPLTWRSVVINTEKLDAIGKPESSTLPGMDHPVTTILTGAGVVTRRVADAAEAAGTVFAVDPTSADASCVGGNIAMNAGGKKAVLWGTALDNLAWWRMVDPKGDWLEVTRLDHNMGKIHDVEMARFELKWFDGRHAPGAQLLRTETLAIEGRRFRKEGLGKDVTDKFLAGLPGIQKEGCDGLITQARWVLHRMPAHTRTVCMEFFGQAKEAVPSIVEVIDYLNGEGKRIGAILAGLEHLDERYLRAVGYATKSKRNGLPKMVLIGDIVGDDPDAVAKAASEVVRLANGRSGEGFVAVSAEARKKFWADRSRTAAIARHTNAFKINEDVVIPLRRMGEYTEEIERINIELSTDNKLRLTRELEDFLKGDLPVGKIEDPDDAEHTREEILEARRHDALQVIQTVRRRWQWLQDHLDTPLADSRQALAELGVPLDATAIDARLQAQPQASIFQLLQDHTIRTSWKAEIREALEHIFPGADCAAVLAELQAIHDRVLKSRVFVALHMHAGDGNVHTNIPVNSDDYGMLQQANVTVARIMQIARNLDGVISGEHGIGLTKYEFLTQEELEPFQNYKREVDPDNHFNAGKLMPGADLSRAWTPSFNLLGHESLIMQRSEIGSISHAIKDCLRCGKCKPVCATHVPRANLLYSPRNKILATSLLIEAFLYEEQTRRGVSLKHWEEFEDVGDHCTLCHKCYNPCPVDIDFGDVSMEMRSLLRRMGKKSFNPGTAAAMFFLNAKDPRVIKATRTAMIDVGYKAQRLAHDVLAAPARKQVAAPPATTGKAPIREQVVHFINRKMPGGLPKQTARKLLDIEDPNYVPIIRNPAATSVDSEAVFYFPGCGSERLFSQVGLATQAMLWHVGVQTVLPPGYLCCGYPQRGNGMSDKAEKIITDNRVLFHRMATTLNYLDIKTVVVSCGTCYDQLAGYEFDKIFPGCRLIDIHEFLLEKGLKLDDVQGVRYMYHDPCHTPMKLQDPMKTVKSLVGDSTIKADRCCGESGTLAVSRPDISTQIRFRKNEEMLKNKQALTSDGFQGEVKVLTSCPSCLQGLARYQDDVKVDADYIVVEMAKHMLGENWMPDYVRRANDGGIERVLV comes from the coding sequence AGTCAGTACCTGGCCTCCCAGGCAAGCACCACCGACACGCCGCGCCTGCGTGAAATCCCGTACAACTATACGTCCTACTCAGACCGCGAAATCGTCCTGCGCCTGCTTGGCGAGGAAGCGTGGGAAAAGCTGTCCGAGCTGCGCTCCGAGCGCCGCACCGGCCGCTCCGCACGCATGCTGTTCGAAGTGTTGGGCGATATCTGGGTCGTCAAGCGCAACCCCTACCTGCAGGACGATCTGCTGGACAACCCCAAGCGCCAGCGCCAACTGATCGAAGCGCTGAACCACCGCCTGAACGAAATCGACCAGCGCCGCGACAGCGCCGTGCCCGAGCGCGACGCCAAAGTCATGCGCCTGCTGCTGGCCGCCCGTCAAGCCGTGGCTGCCTTCGAGCAAGAATTCAACGACACCCGCGAACTGCGCCAGCAGGTCGTGCGCAGCCTCTCGCGCCTGACCGCCAAGGACAACATCAAATTCGATGGCCTGTCGCGCGTCTCGCATGTCACCGACGCCACCGACTGGCGCGTTGAATACCCCTTCGTGGTGCTCACCCCCGACCACGAAAACGAAATGGCCGCGCTGGTCAAGGCCTGTATCGCGCTCAAGCTGACCATCATTCCGCGTGGCGGCGGCACCGGCTACACAGGCGGTGCCATTCCCCTGACCTGGCGCTCGGTGGTCATCAACACCGAAAAGCTGGACGCCATCGGCAAGCCCGAATCCAGCACCTTGCCCGGCATGGACCACCCTGTCACCACCATCCTGACCGGTGCCGGCGTGGTCACGCGCCGCGTGGCCGACGCCGCCGAAGCGGCCGGAACGGTGTTTGCAGTCGACCCCACCTCGGCAGATGCCTCCTGTGTGGGCGGCAATATCGCCATGAATGCCGGCGGCAAGAAGGCCGTGCTGTGGGGCACCGCCCTGGACAACCTGGCCTGGTGGCGCATGGTGGACCCCAAGGGCGACTGGCTGGAAGTCACGCGGCTGGACCACAACATGGGCAAGATCCACGATGTGGAAATGGCCCGCTTCGAGCTCAAATGGTTTGATGGCCGTCATGCGCCCGGCGCGCAGTTGCTGCGCACCGAAACCCTGGCCATCGAAGGCCGACGCTTTCGCAAGGAAGGTCTGGGCAAAGACGTTACCGACAAGTTCCTGGCCGGCCTGCCCGGCATCCAGAAAGAAGGTTGCGATGGCCTAATCACCCAGGCGCGCTGGGTGCTGCACCGCATGCCTGCGCACACCCGCACCGTCTGTATGGAGTTCTTCGGCCAGGCCAAAGAGGCCGTGCCGTCCATTGTCGAAGTCATCGATTACCTGAATGGCGAGGGCAAGCGTATCGGTGCCATCCTGGCTGGTCTGGAGCACCTGGACGAGCGTTACCTGCGCGCCGTGGGCTATGCCACCAAGAGCAAGCGCAACGGTCTGCCCAAAATGGTTCTTATCGGCGATATCGTGGGCGACGACCCCGACGCTGTAGCCAAAGCGGCCTCCGAAGTCGTGCGCCTGGCCAATGGCCGCTCGGGCGAAGGCTTTGTGGCCGTCAGCGCCGAGGCCCGCAAGAAATTCTGGGCGGACCGCTCACGCACCGCCGCCATCGCGCGCCACACCAACGCCTTCAAGATCAACGAAGACGTGGTCATTCCGCTGCGCCGCATGGGCGAATACACCGAAGAGATCGAGCGCATCAATATCGAACTCTCCACCGACAACAAGCTGCGCCTGACGCGCGAACTGGAAGACTTCCTGAAAGGCGATCTGCCCGTGGGCAAGATCGAAGACCCGGACGACGCCGAGCACACCCGCGAAGAAATCCTGGAAGCCCGCCGCCACGACGCGCTGCAAGTCATCCAGACCGTGCGCCGCCGCTGGCAATGGCTGCAAGACCACCTGGATACACCACTGGCCGACAGCCGGCAGGCTCTGGCCGAACTCGGCGTGCCGCTGGATGCGACCGCCATCGACGCACGCCTGCAAGCCCAGCCACAAGCCAGCATCTTCCAGTTACTGCAGGATCACACTATCCGCACATCCTGGAAGGCCGAGATCCGCGAAGCCCTGGAACACATCTTCCCCGGCGCGGACTGCGCCGCCGTGCTGGCCGAACTGCAAGCCATCCACGACCGCGTCCTGAAAAGCCGTGTCTTCGTGGCCCTGCACATGCACGCCGGCGACGGCAACGTGCATACCAATATTCCGGTCAACTCCGACGACTACGGCATGCTGCAACAGGCCAACGTCACCGTGGCGCGCATCATGCAGATCGCCCGCAACCTGGATGGCGTCATCTCCGGCGAACACGGCATTGGCCTGACCAAATACGAATTCCTGACCCAGGAAGAACTGGAACCCTTCCAGAACTACAAGCGCGAAGTCGACCCGGACAACCACTTTAACGCCGGCAAACTCATGCCCGGTGCCGATCTGAGCCGCGCCTGGACCCCCAGCTTCAATCTGTTGGGCCACGAATCCCTAATCATGCAGCGCAGCGAAATCGGCTCGATCTCGCACGCCATCAAAGACTGTCTGCGCTGCGGCAAATGCAAGCCGGTGTGCGCCACCCATGTGCCGCGCGCCAATCTGCTGTATTCGCCCCGCAACAAGATTCTGGCCACCTCGCTGCTGATCGAAGCCTTCCTGTACGAAGAGCAGACCCGTCGCGGCGTCAGCCTGAAGCACTGGGAAGAGTTCGAGGACGTGGGCGACCACTGCACGCTGTGCCACAAGTGCTACAACCCCTGTCCGGTGGACATCGATTTTGGCGATGTGTCCATGGAAATGCGTTCGCTGCTGCGCCGCATGGGCAAAAAGTCCTTCAACCCCGGCACGGCCGCCGCCATGTTCTTTCTGAACGCCAAGGACCCGCGCGTCATCAAGGCCACCCGCACGGCCATGATTGATGTCGGCTACAAAGCCCAGCGCTTGGCCCACGATGTACTGGCCGCGCCGGCCCGCAAGCAAGTCGCCGCCCCGCCGGCCACCACCGGCAAGGCACCGATACGCGAACAGGTCGTTCACTTCATCAACCGCAAAATGCCCGGCGGCCTGCCCAAGCAAACCGCGCGCAAGCTGCTGGACATCGAAGACCCGAATTACGTACCCATCATCCGCAATCCGGCGGCTACATCGGTGGACTCGGAAGCGGTGTTCTACTTCCCCGGCTGCGGGTCCGAGCGCCTGTTCTCGCAAGTGGGACTGGCCACGCAAGCCATGCTCTGGCATGTGGGCGTGCAAACCGTGCTGCCGCCCGGCTACCTGTGCTGTGGTTACCCGCAACGCGGTAACGGCATGAGCGACAAGGCCGAAAAAATCATCACCGATAACCGTGTGCTGTTTCACCGCATGGCCACCACACTGAACTACCTGGACATCAAGACCGTGGTGGTCAGCTGCGGCACCTGCTACGACCAACTGGCCGGCTACGAATTCGACAAGATCTTCCCCGGCTGCCGCCTGATCGACATCCACGAATTTTTGCTGGAAAAAGGCCTGAAGCTGGACGATGTGCAAGGCGTGCGCTACATGTACCACGACCCCTGCCACACCCCCATGAAGCTGCAGGACCCCATGAAAACAGTCAAGTCGCTGGTGGGTGACAGCACCATCAAGGCCGACCGCTGCTGTGGCGAATCTGGGACGTTGGCCGTGTCGCGCCCTGATATTTCGACCCAGATCCGTTTCCGCAAAAACGAAGAGATGCTCAAGAACAAGCAAGCTCTGACCAGCGACGGATTCCAGGGCGAAGTCAAAGTCCTGACATCCTGCCCGTCCTGTTTGCAAGGCCTTGCGCGTTACCAAGATGATGTTAAGGTCGACGCCGACTACATCGTGGTCGAAATGGCCAAGCACATGCTGGGCGAGAACTGGATGCCCGACTACGTGCGCCGCGCCAACGACGGGGGAATCGAACGCGTGCTGGTCTGA
- a CDS encoding adenine phosphoribosyltransferase, protein MQTDPAQYIRQTIRNVPDWPKPGVTFRDITPVLQDPRSFRVLIDLFVYRYMGQKLDLVAGVDARGFIVGSVLAYELNLGFVPVRKQGKLPFNTVAEEYSLEYGNASVEMHTDSVRPGQRVLLIDDLIATGGTLLAAARLLQRLGANVVEAAAIIDLPELGGSKAVTDSGLPVYTVCSFNESDR, encoded by the coding sequence ATGCAAACTGATCCAGCCCAGTACATCCGTCAAACTATCCGCAATGTGCCGGATTGGCCCAAACCGGGTGTGACGTTCCGTGACATTACCCCCGTTTTGCAGGACCCGCGCTCGTTCCGGGTTTTGATTGATCTGTTCGTTTACCGTTATATGGGACAGAAGCTGGATCTGGTGGCCGGTGTGGATGCACGCGGCTTTATCGTGGGCTCGGTGCTGGCGTACGAGCTGAATCTGGGTTTTGTGCCTGTGCGCAAGCAAGGCAAGCTGCCGTTCAATACGGTGGCCGAAGAGTACTCGCTGGAATATGGTAACGCCAGTGTTGAAATGCATACCGACTCTGTGCGTCCTGGACAGCGGGTGCTGTTGATCGACGATTTGATCGCCACCGGCGGCACCTTGTTGGCGGCAGCGCGTTTGCTGCAGCGTCTGGGAGCTAATGTGGTGGAAGCGGCGGCAATTATCGATCTGCCCGAACTGGGTGGTTCCAAAGCTGTAACCGATTCGGGGCTGCCGGTGTATACGGTCTGTAGCTTTAACGAATCGGATCGTTGA
- a CDS encoding autotransporter domain-containing protein yields MSRKRISSSLLMQAGLLGLALQPGAQAASVQDWETQEYKRQAGLGMIQAAQAYALGFTGQGVTVGYLDSGIAASHPELSAAIVGGFNFNTHTAYAPGIGLDSDLTPTGGHGTHVAGIIGARRDGVGMHGVAFNSTLFPVAYADDDDDSPPLSLHPDTADIDKALATGWNYLADFKLPIINSSLGINNCNDASDPPPCNITDYSSAQDIAEWMPLSVAAFHKSVAAGSLMVFATGNESQPHPDLLAGSPHWIPELKDNWLAVTALDEQGQLASYANRCGVAAEWCLAAPGGDEPGIYSTSSKGGYVTMGGTSMASPHVAGAAALVKQAFPYFTAYHLQQTLLTTATDMGDRATYGWGLMNVGKAVRGPAQFTRQFDVDTLGFDSTFSNDISGTGGLTKRGAGSLQLTGNNSYSGPTTIHGGRLAVNGTLASAVTIEPGGTLGGAGVVSQVKNYGTLAPGNSVGTLTVNGNYTAHDGSVHELEVGPAGATDRLVVGGTAHLAGTLKLAGGPYRQNIPYSFLQANQGVTGEFAHITYSMAFLSPTLLRGQDLALLIKRNDVPFARYTETANQYAVAQALDPASTQPPAAMDGIYDSLLNASAGQVAGYMEQLQGQIHAGTSAALLGNGDLLPRTLARHATSARLTREKDTVLWADVIQQRRDLDGDGNSRDVRHDAGGLFLGGDTALGSQGWRLGAALGYLENRIKLDTRSHSTRSNSVSAALYGTQRWQAGNGHLNLLAGGAYTRHSLDSRRQVDLGSTQTLKADYKAHSVQAFAQLGYELSVGERSRIEPYANINWHQLRNGSFTETGGQAALRGNSQTQDLSTLTLGLRGKTMVELNNTHIALTAGLGWRHAMGDTLPERQLAFAALPGSNFRISGAPIAKNAAVAELGAELLASERTSLGLNYQGQFGRNQDHAGSLFLKVKF; encoded by the coding sequence ATGTCGCGAAAACGAATATCAAGCAGCCTGCTGATGCAAGCGGGCTTATTGGGACTGGCCTTGCAGCCCGGCGCTCAGGCCGCGTCGGTCCAGGACTGGGAAACCCAAGAATACAAGCGCCAGGCGGGTCTGGGCATGATACAAGCCGCCCAGGCCTATGCCCTGGGCTTTACCGGCCAAGGAGTCACCGTCGGCTACCTGGATTCAGGCATCGCCGCCAGTCACCCCGAACTATCGGCCGCCATCGTCGGCGGTTTTAACTTCAACACCCACACCGCCTATGCGCCGGGCATAGGCCTGGACTCGGACCTAACTCCAACAGGCGGTCACGGAACGCACGTTGCCGGCATCATAGGCGCACGCCGGGACGGTGTAGGCATGCATGGTGTTGCATTCAACAGCACACTGTTTCCGGTCGCCTATGCAGATGACGACGATGACAGCCCGCCCCTCTCTCTGCACCCGGATACCGCCGACATCGATAAAGCCCTTGCCACGGGCTGGAACTACCTGGCTGACTTTAAACTACCCATCATCAACAGCAGCCTGGGCATAAACAATTGCAACGATGCCTCGGACCCGCCACCTTGCAACATCACCGACTACAGTTCCGCTCAGGATATCGCCGAATGGATGCCTCTATCGGTAGCCGCCTTCCACAAAAGCGTAGCCGCCGGCTCCTTAATGGTCTTTGCAACCGGCAACGAAAGCCAGCCGCACCCCGACCTGCTCGCCGGCTCTCCCCACTGGATTCCCGAACTGAAAGATAACTGGCTGGCCGTTACCGCTTTGGACGAACAGGGCCAACTGGCCTCCTACGCCAACCGTTGCGGGGTAGCAGCCGAATGGTGTCTGGCCGCTCCCGGCGGGGATGAGCCCGGCATCTACTCAACCAGCTCCAAAGGCGGTTACGTCACTATGGGCGGAACCTCGATGGCGTCGCCACATGTCGCCGGTGCTGCCGCCCTAGTCAAACAAGCCTTCCCCTACTTCACGGCCTACCATCTGCAGCAAACCCTGCTGACCACGGCCACCGACATGGGCGACCGCGCCACCTATGGTTGGGGCCTGATGAATGTCGGCAAAGCCGTTCGCGGCCCCGCTCAATTTACCCGCCAGTTCGATGTAGACACGCTAGGATTTGACTCCACGTTCTCCAACGACATCAGCGGCACCGGCGGCTTGACCAAGCGTGGTGCCGGCTCGCTGCAATTGACAGGCAACAACAGCTACAGTGGCCCAACCACCATCCACGGCGGACGACTGGCCGTGAACGGTACGCTGGCATCCGCAGTCACGATCGAACCGGGCGGCACCTTGGGTGGCGCAGGCGTGGTCAGCCAGGTAAAAAACTACGGCACGCTGGCCCCGGGCAATTCGGTCGGCACCCTAACCGTCAACGGCAACTACACGGCACACGATGGTTCGGTCCATGAGCTGGAAGTCGGCCCTGCCGGTGCCACCGACCGTCTGGTCGTTGGCGGCACGGCCCATCTGGCCGGTACCTTGAAACTGGCCGGCGGCCCCTATCGCCAAAATATCCCCTATTCGTTCCTGCAAGCGAACCAAGGCGTCACCGGCGAATTCGCCCACATCACCTACAGCATGGCTTTTCTGTCGCCCACGCTGTTGCGTGGCCAGGACCTGGCCCTGCTGATCAAACGCAACGACGTCCCCTTCGCCCGCTATACCGAGACCGCCAACCAGTACGCCGTCGCCCAGGCCCTGGACCCTGCCTCCACACAGCCTCCGGCAGCGATGGACGGGATCTACGACAGCCTGCTCAATGCCTCCGCCGGGCAAGTGGCCGGGTATATGGAACAATTGCAAGGCCAGATCCATGCGGGGACAAGCGCCGCCCTGCTCGGCAATGGCGACCTGTTACCGCGCACCCTGGCACGCCACGCGACATCGGCCCGCCTGACACGCGAAAAGGATACGGTTCTGTGGGCTGATGTCATCCAACAACGACGCGATCTAGACGGCGACGGCAACAGCCGCGATGTGCGCCACGATGCCGGCGGCCTGTTCCTGGGTGGCGACACGGCACTGGGCAGCCAAGGCTGGCGCCTGGGCGCAGCCCTGGGCTATCTGGAAAACCGCATCAAACTAGACACTCGCAGCCACTCCACGCGCAGCAACAGCGTCAGCGCCGCCCTGTACGGCACCCAACGCTGGCAAGCCGGTAACGGCCACCTGAACCTGCTGGCAGGCGGCGCCTACACACGACACAGTCTGGACAGCCGCCGTCAGGTCGATCTGGGTAGCACCCAAACCCTGAAGGCTGATTACAAAGCGCACAGCGTGCAGGCCTTCGCGCAACTAGGTTACGAGCTCTCGGTAGGCGAACGCTCGCGTATCGAACCCTATGCCAATATCAACTGGCATCAGTTGCGCAACGGCTCCTTCACGGAAACTGGCGGGCAGGCCGCCCTGCGCGGCAACTCCCAGACCCAGGATCTCAGCACCCTGACACTGGGCCTGCGCGGCAAGACAATGGTGGAACTCAACAACACTCACATTGCCTTGACGGCCGGTCTGGGTTGGCGACACGCCATGGGCGACACCTTGCCCGAGCGTCAGTTGGCCTTTGCCGCCTTGCCCGGCAGCAACTTTCGCATCAGCGGCGCGCCCATTGCCAAGAATGCAGCGGTTGCCGAGCTGGGAGCGGAACTCTTGGCCAGCGAACGCACCTCGTTGGGGCTGAACTACCAGGGCCAGTTCGGCCGCAACCAAGATCACGCCGGGTCACTGTTCTTGAAGGTAAAGTTCTAA
- the cydC gene encoding thiol reductant ABC exporter subunit CydC has protein sequence MKAWLRLLGDSLRDRRGALALTLLLACSTVAAGVGLLGVAGWFLSSAFLATLGIVFNLFGPSALIRGLSFWRIASRYLERIVGHALTLDLQVRIRTRVFARLARFSQGRLAQFRDGELAASLTADVALLDLVLLLLVAPVVTAVLAGLVFSLVLGAWLSWWAWPVLACILLAACLVPYWSARRAAQAARQVHVLENHLRALTHQAVRAYVDIQVFAAKAAVQEQVAALSRDLAQARLHSSAWAVAGQFIQQVLMGIALLVCLLAGAQQVDLHAMSGPVWVGLILALLGLFEIMAPMMRGAARLGEVEAASRRLLTVMDGTGPEENDAGHPLPSEKAAVLRVQQLTFSYGDQRVLQDLNLQVQSGERVALFGPSGSGKSTLLGVLMRLLPVPASAYLIDGEPAGHWARADWYRHCALLAQDSPLFLGSVRDNLLLAEPNATEQRLWQVLRDAQLEKTVRDLPQGLDTWLGEGGQQLSLGQQRRLCLARVLLSPAQIWFLDEPTASLDGPTSQALMRDILLAAGGRTVIMATHDTRLLTLTDHVWQLDGGTLVPVRADNSDPMVTA, from the coding sequence ATGAAAGCCTGGTTGCGTCTTTTGGGGGACAGCCTGCGCGACCGGCGGGGCGCGCTTGCACTGACTCTACTGTTGGCGTGCAGCACTGTGGCGGCCGGTGTGGGGTTGTTGGGTGTAGCGGGCTGGTTTTTAAGCAGTGCTTTTTTGGCGACGCTGGGTATTGTTTTTAATTTGTTCGGTCCGTCGGCCCTGATTCGGGGGCTGTCTTTCTGGCGGATTGCCTCGCGCTATCTGGAGCGGATCGTCGGTCATGCCCTGACCTTGGATTTGCAGGTGCGCATTCGTACCCGTGTTTTTGCCCGTCTGGCCCGTTTCAGCCAGGGCAGACTGGCGCAGTTTCGCGATGGCGAGCTGGCCGCCAGTTTGACGGCAGATGTGGCCCTTCTGGATCTGGTGCTGTTGTTGCTGGTGGCACCTGTGGTGACGGCCGTGCTGGCAGGACTGGTATTCAGTCTGGTTCTGGGAGCATGGCTGTCGTGGTGGGCATGGCCGGTGCTGGCCTGCATTTTGCTGGCCGCGTGTCTGGTGCCGTATTGGTCGGCGCGTCGGGCTGCGCAGGCAGCCCGGCAGGTCCATGTTCTGGAAAACCACTTGCGTGCGTTGACCCATCAGGCCGTGCGTGCTTATGTGGATATACAGGTGTTTGCCGCTAAGGCGGCGGTTCAGGAACAGGTCGCTGCGTTGAGCCGGGATCTGGCGCAGGCGCGATTGCACAGCAGCGCCTGGGCAGTGGCCGGTCAGTTCATCCAGCAGGTCTTGATGGGCATTGCCTTACTGGTGTGTCTGTTGGCCGGCGCGCAGCAGGTAGATCTGCATGCCATGAGCGGGCCTGTCTGGGTGGGGCTGATACTGGCTTTGCTGGGCTTGTTCGAGATTATGGCCCCGATGATGCGGGGTGCGGCCCGCCTGGGCGAAGTCGAAGCCGCCAGCCGACGTCTACTGACCGTGATGGATGGAACGGGGCCAGAGGAGAACGATGCCGGCCATCCCTTGCCATCAGAAAAAGCGGCTGTGTTGCGGGTGCAGCAGTTGACCTTCAGTTATGGAGATCAGCGTGTGCTGCAGGACTTGAATCTGCAGGTGCAGTCCGGCGAGCGCGTGGCATTATTTGGACCCAGCGGTTCGGGCAAGTCGACGTTGCTTGGTGTGTTGATGCGCTTGTTGCCAGTGCCTGCGTCTGCGTACCTGATCGATGGTGAACCGGCCGGTCACTGGGCCCGTGCCGACTGGTATCGGCATTGTGCGCTGCTGGCCCAGGACTCGCCTTTATTTCTAGGTTCAGTACGCGACAATCTGCTGCTGGCCGAGCCAAACGCCACCGAGCAGCGCTTGTGGCAGGTATTGCGTGATGCGCAGTTGGAAAAGACGGTGCGCGATTTGCCGCAGGGGCTGGATACCTGGTTAGGTGAAGGTGGGCAGCAATTGTCGTTGGGTCAGCAGCGTCGTTTGTGTCTGGCCCGTGTTTTGCTGTCGCCGGCGCAGATCTGGTTTCTGGACGAACCTACGGCCAGCCTGGACGGGCCGACCAGTCAGGCCTTGATGCGCGACATACTGCTTGCGGCGGGGGGGCGTACTGTCATCATGGCGACTCATGACACGCGCTTGCTGACCTTGACCGATCATGTCTGGCAGCTCGACGGGGGCACCTTGGTGCCGGTGCGTGCCGATAATTCCGACCCTATGGTGACGGCGTAG
- a CDS encoding HugZ family pyridoxamine 5'-phosphate oxidase has protein sequence MSDDTPLLAGLQHLLQTRRTAALGTLTNRGLPYVSLVPFAIAPRLESVIIHISELAAHTRYLMQRPDASLLLNQGEQDGQIVHDLPRATIQAHATQLIPGDKDWEHARNAYVARFPDSEFMTSFKDFHFFSLSIVRVRHIAGFGSAHSIAPEKVRQLLASSPWPQTDS, from the coding sequence ATGTCCGACGACACGCCACTTCTGGCCGGCCTGCAGCACCTGCTCCAGACACGACGCACCGCCGCCCTGGGCACGCTGACCAATCGGGGCTTGCCCTACGTATCCCTGGTGCCCTTTGCCATCGCCCCGAGACTGGAAAGCGTCATCATCCACATCAGCGAACTGGCAGCCCACACCCGCTATCTGATGCAACGTCCCGACGCCAGCCTGCTATTGAACCAGGGCGAACAAGACGGGCAAATCGTCCACGATCTGCCACGCGCCACCATTCAGGCACATGCAACGCAACTCATACCCGGCGACAAGGATTGGGAACACGCTCGCAATGCGTACGTGGCCCGTTTTCCCGACAGCGAATTCATGACCTCGTTCAAGGACTTCCACTTCTTTTCTCTGTCTATCGTACGTGTACGCCACATCGCTGGTTTCGGCTCTGCACACAGCATAGCTCCCGAAAAAGTGCGGCAGTTGCTGGCATCAAGCCCTTGGCCACAAACCGACTCGTAA